One window of the Granulicella arctica genome contains the following:
- a CDS encoding PLP-dependent transferase gives MSLFRTTRWSRREVLKQSGIISALGAASAASPLAANAFMQADAATHKLPARSGTSSDNLFTSIGVRPIVNGHGTFTIISGSRSLPQVKQAMYDASFYFVHLDELMDAVGKELGQLTGAEWGIATTGCEAAIALATIACIAGTDPEKSQALPYIKGRDQVIIPKHSRNPYDFGVRMTGAEVVEVDSAEELRGKLSERTAMIYILSSPLAESGPLSIPSICAIAKEKGIPVFVDAAAEEPLVPNIHIQHGATLVGYSGGKCMRGPQSSGMLIGQKDLCRAAYFQAAPHHNYGRAYKCSKEEIMGLLAAVRQWYKRDHAAEQREWLSWLQFIESRVKSVPSITTEYLQPEDLSNRSPRLRIHWDANVLKITGTEMFARLDAGTPRILVDGGTGTRPDKMASTLTIMPYMMDPGEERIIADAIYEGLTKPGKYENPLVPAGTPATVKGTWAVSIQYSRGMGEQHFTLDQTGNTLTGVQQGELYKTALQGSIHANEIELHSSMAVSGNSVPWNFRGTVQGNSMSGTVHLGEYGEASWKAARA, from the coding sequence ATGTCTCTCTTTCGCACGACACGCTGGTCACGGCGCGAAGTCCTTAAGCAATCCGGAATTATCTCTGCCCTGGGAGCTGCGAGTGCTGCATCACCACTCGCGGCGAACGCGTTCATGCAAGCCGATGCTGCGACTCACAAGCTTCCGGCTCGTAGTGGGACGAGTTCCGACAATCTCTTTACGAGTATTGGCGTTCGGCCGATTGTGAACGGCCACGGTACGTTCACCATCATCAGCGGCTCGCGTTCCCTGCCCCAGGTCAAACAAGCTATGTACGACGCGTCCTTCTACTTCGTCCACCTTGACGAGCTAATGGATGCTGTCGGCAAAGAACTTGGCCAGCTTACCGGTGCCGAATGGGGCATCGCCACGACCGGCTGTGAGGCCGCCATCGCTCTCGCCACGATTGCATGCATTGCTGGAACCGATCCGGAGAAGTCGCAAGCGCTTCCCTACATAAAGGGTCGCGATCAGGTCATCATACCGAAGCACTCCCGAAACCCTTATGACTTCGGCGTTCGCATGACTGGAGCCGAAGTGGTCGAGGTCGATTCAGCTGAGGAGCTTCGCGGTAAGCTCTCAGAACGAACCGCAATGATCTACATCTTGTCGAGCCCGCTTGCCGAGAGTGGTCCGCTGAGTATTCCAAGTATCTGCGCCATCGCCAAGGAGAAGGGCATCCCCGTTTTCGTTGACGCCGCAGCCGAAGAGCCGCTCGTCCCCAACATTCACATCCAGCACGGCGCAACACTGGTTGGCTACTCAGGCGGTAAATGTATGCGCGGGCCACAATCCTCCGGCATGCTCATCGGCCAGAAGGATCTCTGCCGAGCTGCGTACTTTCAAGCTGCACCGCACCATAACTACGGACGCGCCTACAAATGCAGCAAGGAAGAGATCATGGGGCTGCTGGCCGCCGTTCGCCAGTGGTACAAGCGTGATCATGCTGCCGAGCAGCGCGAATGGCTCTCCTGGCTACAGTTCATCGAATCCCGCGTGAAGAGTGTTCCCTCGATCACCACTGAATACCTGCAGCCGGAAGATCTTTCTAATCGCTCACCACGTCTCCGCATTCACTGGGACGCTAACGTTCTCAAGATTACGGGCACGGAGATGTTCGCGCGCCTTGATGCCGGAACCCCGCGCATCCTTGTCGACGGCGGTACCGGCACACGGCCGGACAAGATGGCTAGCACCCTCACGATCATGCCCTACATGATGGACCCGGGCGAAGAACGCATTATCGCCGATGCCATCTACGAAGGGTTGACTAAGCCTGGCAAGTACGAGAATCCGCTCGTGCCCGCGGGTACGCCGGCGACGGTGAAAGGCACATGGGCAGTGTCGATCCAATATTCCCGCGGAATGGGCGAGCAACACTTCACTCTTGATCAAACAGGAAATACGCTTACAGGCGTGCAGCAGGGCGAGCTCTACAAGACAGCCCTTCAGGGTTCGATCCATGCCAATGAGATCGAACTGCACAGCAGCATGGCGGTCAGCGGGAACTCCGTCCCTTGGAACTTCCGCGGCACCGTTCAGGGGAACAGTATGAGCGGGACCGTCCACTTGGGCGAATACGGCGAAGCTTCTTGGAAGGCTGCGCGCGCCTAA